Proteins co-encoded in one Malus domestica chromosome 09, GDT2T_hap1 genomic window:
- the LOC114827053 gene encoding ADP-ribosylation factor-like has translation MDLDLEFFTLLADLKSRRDKLILMAGLNGSGKTTILNKIHSEGVSTEIVTPGFSVETVKHAYINLAAFDVGSENRIPPLYMQHFQNKKGVIFVVDSNDQNRVLEARDELHRMLQEDELKNVVVLVLANKQDLCNAMTAEELSKELDIKSLRINQWHISSTCAISGDGLLEALRKFFWAIDSMVPHVHVLICVDKDKDINSAYVLHGRSQARIKEEGEGVR, from the exons ATGGATCTCGATTTGGAATTTTTTACCCTTTTGGCAGACCTCAAATCACGGAGGGACAAGCTCATTTTGATGGCAGGTCTTAATGGTTCTGGCAAAACCACCATCTTGAACAAGATTCACTCTGAAGGAGTCTCTACTGAGATAGTCACACCTG GATTTAGTGTTGAGACGGTGAAACATGCGTATATTAACCTTGCGGCCTTTGATGTTGGGAGTGAAAACAGG ATACCTCCACTGTACATGCAGCATTTCCAGAACAAGAAAGGTGTTATTTTTGTGGTAGATAGCAACGACCAGAACCGAGTGTTGGAGGCAAGGGATGAGTTACACAGGATGTTGCAGGAG GATGAACTCAAGAACGTTGTTGTGCTTGTACTAGCCAACAAGCAAGATCTTTGTAATGCAATGACTGCAGAAGAGTTGAGCAAAGAGCTGGATATTAAGTCTCTCAGAATTAATCAGTG GCATATTTCTAGTACTTGTGCAATCAGTGGGGATGGCTTGCTTGAGGCTTTGCGTAAATTTTTTTGGGCCATTGATTCCATG GTCCCTCATGTGCATgtgttaatttgtgttgataAAGATAAGGATataaactccgcctatgtcttacatggtcggtcccaagcccggataaaggaggagggggagggcgtcaggtag